One stretch of Paramormyrops kingsleyae isolate MSU_618 chromosome 4, PKINGS_0.4, whole genome shotgun sequence DNA includes these proteins:
- the mplkip gene encoding M-phase-specific PLK1-interacting protein, producing MHRPNFRPPAPPGGMGPRPGGYRSPPAGFDSGGAGAFHPPPWAFPNGPPPSFGPRIAQYCGSPDTPPRDFHGSNNGGGGKGRFYGSPSPGRTPRRPSASPRFTPPYKKSPYNSESPGHHKGYQGSPRTSTPFGPTHGRERVANGVEAFYNPTMLQDPWAGLQPVAVTDAKVKSSTEQASHTGRRGRYFNR from the exons ATGCACAGACCGAACTTTCGacctcctgctcctccaggCGGAATGGGCCCGAGACCTGGGGGATATCGTAGTCCCCCAGCCGGGTTCGatagcggaggagcgggcgcgTTTCACCCTCCACCTTGGGCTTTTCCAAACGGTCCTCCTCCGTCGTTCGGGCCCAGGATCGCGCAGTACTGCGGTTCTCCCGATACTCCTCCGAGAGATTTTCACGGCAGTAATAATGGTGGCGGCGGAAAGGGTCGGTTTTACGGCAGTCCGTCCCCGGGCCGCACGCCGAGGCGGCCTTCTGCGAGTCCTAGATTTACTCCACCCTATAAAAAAAGCCCATATAACTCAGAGAGTCCTGGACACCACAAGGGCTATCAG GGTTCCCCACGGACCTCCACCCCGTTCGGGCCAACGCATGGCAGGGAGAGGGTGGCAAATGGCGTGGAAGCGTTTTACAACCCGACTATGCTGCAGGACCCCTGGGCTGGTCTGCAGCCAGTTGCTGTGACAGACGCGAAAGTCAAGAGTAGCACAGAGCAAGCCTCGCACACGGGCAGGAGAGGGAGATATTTTAACCGCTGA